Within Nitrospirota bacterium, the genomic segment TAGCATGCCCGGCGGGAATGTTTGACAGCTGCCGGGAAAGGAGATACGCTTGAATTAAAGAGGGCTGCGGGAGGTGTCCCGTGTTCATTTCCGATTTGATCATCGCGCTCCTGATCGCTATCGCCGTCACGTTCGTCTTCGCGGTGGTGTTCAGGAGGGTGGGCCCCTGGTTCAGCGTGATCGTCTTCTTTTTCGTTATATTTTTCGCAGCATGGGCCGGCGGCATATGGCTCCCTCCTGCGGGACCGTCGCTATGGGGGATTTACTGGGTCCCCTTTCTCGTCGTCGCCCTGATCTTCGCCTTTCTCCTCGCCGCTACGGCGCCGGCACTGCCCAAGCGGGAGGGGAGGGAGTCCCCGACGCCCGACACCGAGAAGGAAAAGCAGGCGGCAGCGGTCTTCGGGATATTCTTCTGGATCCTCATGGTCGCCCTCGGCGTCACGATCATCGCCCGCTATATTACGCGATTCCTCTGAGCCTCTTTCCTTTCGACTCGCTGCGCGTTACGCATAACGCATTACGGCCTTTTACTTCCCGCTGCAGTCTCCCGCCTGCCCGAGAGCCACTGCTTCAGCAGGGTGATGCCCCCGGCAAACAGCGAGCTGCTCTCGGAGGATATCATTTCATAGAGGTCCTCCTCGATGAGAGTCCGCTCGGGATCGAACAGGGGAACGTCCGGCTTGATCGTCTTCAGCCACTGCTTCTCATCGAAGACCGAGTCCATGGTGTGGTGCCTAAGACGGCTCTCCGGGTCCGCGGCAAGCGCGTCGAGAAACCCGACGAGGTCTTTCTGCCGGCCAATGATGCCGGCGCTCATGCCGGTGAGCTCCGCGAGGAGGCTGAACCGGACGCGGCGGATCGAGCGTATGAGATCGTACTCTGCAAGCGACTCCGCCTCCCAGGACACGTTCAGCTCGACATCGAGCCCCAGACTGCGGTTTGTGGTGTTCGCCGAGCCGACGGTGAGGAAGCGGTCGTCGATGATGAGCAGCTTGGAATGGATGTAGGTCGGCCTCCCCCGGCTGCCGCCCGGTTCCGATAGCGAATAATAGATGCCCAGGGAGTGCCCTGTCTCGAGGGCGGTCTTCTCGAGGGAGCGGAGGATGCGCGCCTGTGCCACGCCGACGGCGATCTCCTCGAGAACGTCTTGCGGCCGCCTGGGGAGAAGGATAACGATCTGGAGCTTCGGCCGGGTTGTGCCGGACATCCTGGCGACGAGCGCTCTATAAACGGCGCAGGAGCTGAGATACTGGTTTTCTATATAGATAAGGTGTTCTGCCGCCGCTATCGCATCGATGAACAGCTGTTTTATTTCGGTGATCGAATGGTTCAGCCTCGAAAAGGTGGCGGCCTGGGTGCGGCTGAGCGCTACCGTCTGTTTCGGGATCGGCAGTCCGTACTCAAGCCCGACGATCGGTATATCGTCCGTACCGGGGGCGCCGGGAAGGGTCAGCTGATCGCTGGTCGCAAGCTGCCAGCGCGTCCTGAAGAGCCGCTCGATGCGCAGGGCGATCGGGCCCCGATGATAGGTCTGGATCTCATGGTAGGGGCCGTAGGCCGCCCCGTCGGGATTGATCCTGTGGGGGTCGTCGGCACGGTGCAGCCTGGTGTCCCAGCGGCCCGCACAGATGTCCATGCCGCCGATGAAGGCGACGGAGCCGTCGATGACGACAAACTTCTGGTGCTGGCTCGCCCCGACGGGGTGGGTGCCTTCGAAACGGAAACGGATCCGCTCGCTGGTGGTCCAGTTGAAGATCCACTCCTGGAGCCACTCGCGCTCGAGCATGAAGATGAAGCTGAAGTCCCAGGCGAGAATATAGATCTCGAGCTCCGGGTTCCGCTCGCACAGATCGTTCAGGAACTCGATGAAGCGGGTGTCGCCGTCGGCCTCGTCGGCATCCTCCCCGCGCAGCAGCATCGCTTCGCTGTCGAACTGCCAGCCGGAGATGAGGATATAGCGCCGCGCCGCGCGGGCAGCATGATAAAAGGCGCGGTAATAATCATGCCCGTCGACGAAGACGCCCGCTTCGGAGACCTCTTCGATGGTCCAGCAGTTTCGGTGGCTGAGTATCCGGTGCATCGTTCGTACTCCTTGAGCACGGATTCGTCAGAAGCAACAATCAAGGAGAAGAAATGAACATCGAGGAGCTCCTCCTCTTGCAATGGCGCTCTTTGATGTGTACTCTTCCTTCTTCAGAAGAGCGCGAGACGGCTTCTAGGTGATACGTACGGTGGCGATCAGCGGCAGATGGTCCGAAGCGATCTGCGTTATGCGGGTACGGGGCACCTCGATGCGCTCCACCGTGAACTCGGGCCCGACGAAGACGTGATCGATACGGGCGAGAGGATAGACGCTCGGGTAAGTCCTGCGGGGACGGCTGCCGTTGAACGAGAGCTGGACGTCCCTCAGCATCCTTTTGAAGGTGCGATAGGTCGGCGACAGAGGCAGCGCATTGAAATCGCCGCAGAGAACGAGCGGCGCACAGCACTCGGGGCTCGCAAGCCACTCCTCGCTCAGCAGCGACCGGGTCTGCGCCATCCGCTCGCGGCGGTCGAGTCCGAGATGGGTATTGATGATATGGATCTCCTTCCCCTCGAGCTCGACACTCGCCCAGATCGCCCCCCGCTGCTCGAGCGTGCGGCGGCCGTTGAAGGTCGGGAGCGGGCCGGCCTTGATCAAGCTCAGGGGATAGCGGCTCAGGATCGCGTTGCCGTACTGCTCATCCTCGATCTCGAAGGAGGGATGAAAGTGGAAATCCATCTCGAGGTGCTCCGCGATGACTTTTGCCTGGTGTACCTGGCCGGTGCGGACCCTCCCGTTATCGAGCTCCTGGAGCGCAACGACATCGGGCTGATATTGAGCGATGACGTTGGCGATGCGGAAAGGGGAAACTCTGCCGTCCCTGCCGATACAGCTGTGGACATTATAGGTCATGATGCTAAAGGTATGTGACGACTTCATTACTGCACAAGAGGGCCTGAGGCCAAAGAACTAATTCTGCCCTTATTATACACGAAAAGCACCGTATCCCACAAGAAAACCGGAGCGCTTCGCAGGGCAGTCGCATCACTATGGACACCCTTTCAAAGCACGTGATTGCGGCAGCACGTGAAGCGGGTTAGACTTAAGTATACGTCACCGCAGGAGCAGAGGCGACTATGGGCAGAGGAAGAACGGGTGAGCGCAGCGGAGCGGTCGGGAGCAGACACGCGGCAAGGGATATCATCCTCCTCGCGGTGCTGGCAGCGGCGATAGTGTTTCTCCGCCGGTCGGGGCTCGGCGATCACCTGACGTTCGAGAACCTCAAGGAGAACAGCGCGCTCCTGCTCGCCTTCGTGGAGCGGCATTATCTCCTTGCCGTGGCGGTCTATATAGGACTGTTCATCTCGACTGCCTTTGTCGTTCCCGGAGCGCTCGTGCTCACGATCGCTGGCGGCTTCCTCTTCGGCGTCATGCCGGGGACGCTCTACACGACCCTCGGGGCGTCGGCAGGCGCGAGCCTCTCCTTTTTTGCCGCGCGCTATCTCGCGGGGAAGCGGATCCAGCGCCACTACCGCACGCAGCTCGAACGATTCAATGCCGAAATAGACAGAAACGGCTACATTTATCTCTTCATCATGCGGGTCGTGCCGGTGTTTCCTTTCTTCGTGGTCAATGTCCTCGCGGGCCTGACGAGGATTCCCTACCGGGTCTTCCTGGTGATGACGCTCCTCGGCATGATCCCCGGCGCAGCCGTCTACTCGTTTGTCGGCAGGCAGCTGAGTACGGTGCATACGGCGGACGACCTCCTCTCGCCCGGCATCATCGCCGCGCTGGTGCTGCTGGCCCTCTTCACCCTGGCGCCGATCCTCTACCGCCATCGGCGGAGAGCGCGCAGGTAAGGGCAGCGGGCCGTATGTTGCATTAACCGGGACAAAAGATGAACAATAGGGTATGCCCAAGGCAAATCACCATGGAACAGAGGAGCGCGCCGAGGCCCCGCCGGATATCCGCGGAGGAGAGCGGTGCGTCACCGAGGATTTCCTCGCGCATCTGCTCCACGACCTGAAGACGCCGGTGATCACCATCAAGGGCTATGCAAAACGCCTCCAGGAGGAGAAGCTCGGGACGCTTACCGCGGAGCAGGCCGAAGCGGTAGCGCTGATCACCGAGAGCTGCGACCGCCTCGAACATGACCTGAAGATGATCCTCGAGTACGCGCGGTCCGCATCGCGGACGGAGATCGAGATCCCGGCCGAACCGTTCGACCTCACGGAAACCATCACCGGCCTCGTCAAGAGCTTCAAGCCCCTTGCGCGGAGGAAGAAGATCGCCCTCACCGCGGATATGCCGCGTGCTCCCCTCGCCATTCACGCCGACAGGCGCATGCTCGACCGCGCTGTTGCGAATCTCGTCGACAACGCGATAAAGTTCACCGACCCCGGCGGATGGGTGAAAATATCCCTGTCTGAGAGAGAAGAGGTCGTCGAGGTGCGGGTCAGCGACAGCGGAAAGGGCATGGAAAAGAGCAAGGTCAACCTCATCTTCAAGCCGTTCGAACAGGTCATCGGCATCGACGACCGGGAGCTCCGCGGCGTGGGACTGGGGCTCGCCAACGTGAAGCGGTATGTCGAGCTCCATCGGGGTGTGGTAGCGGTGGAGAGCGAGGTCGGCAAGGGGAGTACCTTCATCATCCGGCTTCCGAAGCGGCAGTCCGGCGCTAAGTAACCGTGTCGGACGGGCTTACACTTTCTTGACAATCCCTCAAACCTCTGTTATATGTTTAAAAGAGACACAGCTCTCTCCGGGGTATCGCGCAGCACTACGGTCCGCCTTACCCGGTATATCCGCTATCTCTGCGCAGCGGTTCCAGGGAGATAGACACATCATCATTCTTATTAACCGTCGATAGCGAAATTTCTCGCACAGCGCTGCACCAGGCGACATTTCTTCGCACCCTCATTTCTGCCGCACCCGCCATCTCACGATTGTTTCTGCTGT encodes:
- a CDS encoding HAMP domain-containing sensor histidine kinase, coding for MPKANHHGTEERAEAPPDIRGGERCVTEDFLAHLLHDLKTPVITIKGYAKRLQEEKLGTLTAEQAEAVALITESCDRLEHDLKMILEYARSASRTEIEIPAEPFDLTETITGLVKSFKPLARRKKIALTADMPRAPLAIHADRRMLDRAVANLVDNAIKFTDPGGWVKISLSEREEVVEVRVSDSGKGMEKSKVNLIFKPFEQVIGIDDRELRGVGLGLANVKRYVELHRGVVAVESEVGKGSTFIIRLPKRQSGAK
- a CDS encoding VTT domain-containing protein; the protein is MGRGRTGERSGAVGSRHAARDIILLAVLAAAIVFLRRSGLGDHLTFENLKENSALLLAFVERHYLLAVAVYIGLFISTAFVVPGALVLTIAGGFLFGVMPGTLYTTLGASAGASLSFFAARYLAGKRIQRHYRTQLERFNAEIDRNGYIYLFIMRVVPVFPFFVVNVLAGLTRIPYRVFLVMTLLGMIPGAAVYSFVGRQLSTVHTADDLLSPGIIAALVLLALFTLAPILYRHRRRARR
- a CDS encoding phospholipase D-like domain-containing protein, which codes for MHRILSHRNCWTIEEVSEAGVFVDGHDYYRAFYHAARAARRYILISGWQFDSEAMLLRGEDADEADGDTRFIEFLNDLCERNPELEIYILAWDFSFIFMLEREWLQEWIFNWTTSERIRFRFEGTHPVGASQHQKFVVIDGSVAFIGGMDICAGRWDTRLHRADDPHRINPDGAAYGPYHEIQTYHRGPIALRIERLFRTRWQLATSDQLTLPGAPGTDDIPIVGLEYGLPIPKQTVALSRTQAATFSRLNHSITEIKQLFIDAIAAAEHLIYIENQYLSSCAVYRALVARMSGTTRPKLQIVILLPRRPQDVLEEIAVGVAQARILRSLEKTALETGHSLGIYYSLSEPGGSRGRPTYIHSKLLIIDDRFLTVGSANTTNRSLGLDVELNVSWEAESLAEYDLIRSIRRVRFSLLAELTGMSAGIIGRQKDLVGFLDALAADPESRLRHHTMDSVFDEKQWLKTIKPDVPLFDPERTLIEEDLYEMISSESSSLFAGGITLLKQWLSGRRETAAGSKRP
- a CDS encoding endonuclease/exonuclease/phosphatase family protein is translated as MKSSHTFSIMTYNVHSCIGRDGRVSPFRIANVIAQYQPDVVALQELDNGRVRTGQVHQAKVIAEHLEMDFHFHPSFEIEDEQYGNAILSRYPLSLIKAGPLPTFNGRRTLEQRGAIWASVELEGKEIHIINTHLGLDRRERMAQTRSLLSEEWLASPECCAPLVLCGDFNALPLSPTYRTFKRMLRDVQLSFNGSRPRRTYPSVYPLARIDHVFVGPEFTVERIEVPRTRITQIASDHLPLIATVRIT